From the Halobacterium zhouii genome, the window CGCGCACACGGTCCGTGAGCAGCGCGTACCCCTCCGTAGAGACGTGCATCCGGGAGATCGGGTCGTGGCGGTGCGCGTCGAACCCCGCGCTCACGAGCAACAGATCGGGGTCGAACTCGCGGAGCGCGGGCGCGAACAGTTCGTCGAACGTCGCACAGTAGTCGGCGTCCTCGGCCCCCGCGGGAAGCGGGACGTTCAGCGTGGTTCCCTCGCCGTCCCCGACACCGACTTCGTCGGCGTCACCCGTCCCCGGGTAGAGGCCGTCCTCGTGGACTGAGCCGTAGAACACGTCGCCGCGCGCCTCGAAGATGTCCTGGGTGCCGTTGCCGTGGTGGACGTCCCAGTCGAAGACGGCGACGCGTTCGGCGCCACACTCGTCGATTGCGTGCTGGGCGGCGATTGCGGCGTTGTTCAGGAAGCAAAACCCCATCGCGTCGTCGGACACGGCGTGGTGGCCGGGAGGTCGGCCGAGAGCGAACCGCGTCTCCCTGCCGTCGACGCCGTCGAGCGCGTCTCGTGCGGCGTCCATCGCGAGACCCGCGCTGGCGAGTGCGGCGGGCCACGTCTCCTCGGAGGCGACGGTGTCGGGGTCCCAGTTCCCGCCGCCGCGGTCACAGAACGCCTGGACCTCCGCGACGTACCCGGGGTCGTGGACGGCCGTGGCGTCGCTCTCTTCGGCGGGTGGTGCGTCTTCGTAGGCGACGCCGTGGCGCTTCGCGAGTTCCTGTTTGATCGCCCGCAGTCGGTCAGGTGTCTCGGGGTGTCGCGGCCCTGGGTCGTGTTCGAGGCACGTCTCGCTGAACCCGAATCTCATTCCACGAGCCGGAAGTACGTCTCGATGTCCTCGGCCTGTACGGTTCGTCGTCCCGCGTGCTCTGCGAGCATCCGCGCGGCCTCCGCGGCGTCGGTCGCGTACTCTTCGAGTTGCGCGGCGAGCGCGACCCGGGCGTCCATCGACACGCGGAACCGGTCGTCGATGTCGAGGCGCGCGATGCGGTCGACCGGCGCGACCGGGAGCACGAGCGATTCCGCGTCCGGAGCCGAACTCATCCCGAAGTCCTCGGCCATCAGCGTCTTCCGCCCCTCCGAGGCCGCTTGCTCCGCTGCGTCCATCGCGAGGGCCGCGCCACGCTCCTGGATGCGTCGAGCGAGTTCTGCTGCCCCATCCGCACTGACCCGCAGGTCACCCGCGTGTCGCCGGATGATCGTGTCCACCGGCGCGAACGGGAGTTCGACGCTCATGCGTCAATGCGTGGCGCTCGCACGCTTAACTGTTTCCACTACGGTATCACCCGCTCTGTGTTCCCGCTCGGAGGTACTCGCGTTCGCACCGGGCGGAACAGCTCGCTGTCTTCCCGCCACTACGCATTTTTGACTGGCGAACGAACGCACACGTATGCCATCGAACGACGAAACCGAGCCCGAGGCGACGAGTGACGACGAGGACACGTCGGCCGACGCGGAAGCGTCTCGGCAGCGCGAGATCGAACAGGAACAGGAGGAGGAGAACGAGCGGAAGATAGAACGCGAGGACGAGATGCGTAACGAGGAGGCCAAGGAGTCCGAGCAGCGGAACGTCAACAACCGAAAGGACGACCAGGCGTTCGACTAAGAAACCGGTCGACTGGGGAGCAGATACTCGACTACGTGGCCGGAAGAAGGGTCGCCTGGCCGCCCTCGCCGGTAGCCGTCGACCACAGCTATCTCTCGCTCAGTTCAGTTCGTCCGCGGTGAGGCGACCGTCGCGGAGTTCGCCGCGGACCGTGACCTCCTGACCGAGCGTCACATCCGCGTTCGTGTCTACGCTCATCGTCTCCTCGCCGTCGTCGAGGATGACGGGGTTCTGGGCCTGCACGACGACGCCCGTGAACTCGACCTCCTCGCCGTCGGCGGCCGTCGAACCGTTCGTCGACGACGCAGTGCCGTTCTCGCTGTGTTCGTCGCCACCGTCGTTGCTGTCGTCGCCGCCGAACGCCGACAGCCCAGTCGTGTCACTTCCGTCGCTCTCACTGCTATCGCCCGTTGAACCACCTGCTCCAGTCGCCGTCCCGTCCGCGAGCGGGATGACCGTCGTCCCCCATCCCGCGGACGCCTCGATGTCGTCCTGCCAGCCGTCCTGGACGTCGGCGTCCACGAACGCCACCTCGTCGCCCGGCCCGAGGTCGAGGTCCGCCTTCTCGCCCCAGAGCGCCACGCGGATGTCGCCCGAGTCGTCCTGCAGGCGGATGTTCCGGACCTGTCCCTCGCTGCCGTCGTCGCGGTCGAACGTGCGCTTCGGGTCGGCCGAGCGGATCACGCCCGCGATGTCCGCCGTGTCGTCCATCTCGAGGGTGTCGATTGGAGTCGCCGTCGGTTCGTACGCGACATCCGCGTCCACCTCCTCGATGGCGCCCTGGTCGCCGACGTGGAGTTCGAGACTCCCGTCTCGCTCGCGCACGTAGCCGTCGACGACCTCCACGACTTCGCCCGCGTCGAACTCGGTCGCGGTGTCGGCCTGGTCGTCCCAGAGCGTGATACGAACGCGCCCCGTTTCGTCGCCAAGCACGAGATTCGACACCTTCCCCTCGCTGCCGTCGTCGCGGTCGAACGTGCGCACGTCCTCCGCGGCGAGCACCTCCCCGACGAGGTTCACGTCCGAGATGCCAAGCGAGAGGTCCTCGACGGTGTACTCGTCCTGTACCTGCACGTCGATCTCCTCGTCCGCGTCGATTTCCATCTCGTCGACGCTCACCTCGACGCCGTTGTACCCCGACTTCGGACGGCCCTTGATGCGCAGAACTTGGCCGGCCTCGAGTTCGTCGGTCGCGGCGACCGCCTGCTCGTCCCACAGCGAGACGCGGACGCTCCCGGTCTCGTCGGCGACGTCGACGTTCACCACGCGGCCGTCCTGCTCGTCCTCGCCGTCGCGCTCGAACTCCCGAACCTCCCCGACGCTCGTCACCTTCCCGAGGAACTTCACTTCGTCCATCTCGGGTTCGATGTCGACGACGCCGTTGACCTCGCCGTCGTCGAGTTCGTGGGCGATGAGCATCGCGGCCGTCTCCTCGTCGGCCAGTCCCCCCATCTGCTCGACCTTCGAATCGACGGCCTCCTCGAACTCATCGAGGGAGACGTCGGTGTCGAGGTCCTCGTAGATGTCCTCGATTTCGCCCATAAGTACGTGGTTCACCCCAGGCACACGCCGCGCATAAGCGTTGTCCTTGGGGGATTGAGGCGCTGCAGTCTGCGAGTTTCGATGGTCACAACCCGGGGTGAGTCGCCCTCCGGTTTGAACCTACGGACCGGCGAGTCCCCCGACTACAGACTCGTCGAGGCGACCGTCCGCTCCTCGCCACGACTCCAGTGTACGACCACCACGCTCGCTGGCAGTCCCCCAGTGAGCGTGATGGTTGTCGCGTAGTCGAGTTCCGTGATGCACTGCGTGCACGCCCCGCCGTCGCTCGCGTCGTACGTCTCGACGACGACCCGCAGTTCGTTGCTGTCCGCGTTGTACGTCGCGTCCGCGAGTCGCGCCGAGTAACACGCGTTCGGCGCACTCGTCGTTCCCTCGACAGTGACAGCCAGCGCTTCCTCGTCCGCGGAGACGGACGCTCTCTCCCGAACCATCCCGCAGTCCGCACGACGGAGTTCGAACCCCGTGCGCTCGACTGCGGGCGTCGCCGTCGTCGTTCCTGCTGGCGACGTCGTCTCGCCGTCGGACGGCGTGCCACTCGGATACGAGAGACAACCACCGAACAGTGCCACTGACGCTCCCGCGAGCACTTGCCGCCGTCGCATACCTGGATTTCGGCTGCTGATTGCAAGAACCTTGCCCCCGAATCGTAACCGCTTTACGTACTGTCGGGCTACGAAGGAACGAGTCCGGATAGGGTAGTGGACTATCCTCTTGGCTTGCGGAGCCAGGGACCGGCGTTCAAATCGCCGTCCGGACGTTTCTCGTTTCACTCGAAACGCCCGAACGAGCCTGCGCTCGCTCCGCTCACGCAGACGCCGTCCGGACGTTACTTATCGCGTAACCACGACCGCGAGCGACCGCTACTGGCGAGTACTTTTATCCAGCACACGCACCATTGTGTCACTATGAGCAAGATACGACGCGGGATGAATCGTGCAAAGTACGCCGCCGTTGGCGGCGCGATTGGCGGTGCAATCGGCGGTCTGTTCAGCCGGAACGGCGCGAGCACGGGCGCTGGCCTGGGGGCGTTACTGGGCGCGACGGTCGGCGAGAAGCGAAGCACCGTGGACGCGGCGGTCCGGCGCGTCAAGCGCTCGCGGGCGGGCGACACCGAGAGCGAGCAGCGGTCCACGATGAAGTCGGCGGTCGAGCGTGTCAAGCGCCGATCGTAGGCCGAAGACGCGGAGCGCTCTCTTCTTCCGTCGAAAGCCGTTTGCGCGTGGCCGCCCCAGTCGTGAACATGGACGCGGCGCTTCGCGCGGGCATCGCGGTGTTCGACGCCGGACACTACCACGCGGCCCACGACGCCTGGGAGGACGCGTGGCTCGACCTCCCGGACGGCGACGACGAGCGGTTGCTCCACGGCCTCATCCAGTTCTCCGCGGCGGTCCACCACGTCAGCGAGGGAAACCAGACAGGCGCCGTCGGGTTGTGTGGGTCGGCGCGTGGCTACCTCGAGGGACTGCCAGCGGACTACCGGGGGGTGAACGTCGAGACGGTGCGGACCTATCTCGCGGCGCTCGAACGCGACCCGGAGGAAGTCGGTAAAACGGACCCGCCCGCGCTCACGTACAACGGCGAGGAGCTCGATCTCGGGGCGCTCGACCCGCCGGCGGGCGTCGAGGCGACGCTCGCGCTCGCGGAGCACGCGGGCTACGACGAGGACATCTTCGAGCGCGCGGCGACGTACGCCCGCGAGGCGCTCCGCGAGGGCGAGTTGAACGAGTTCGGCGCGCTGCTGTGTGACTTTGCGGCCCAACCCGAGCAGCGCGGGCTAGTGGCTGCGCGCCTCGAACAACACGTCCAGCGGCGACAACAGCGAGAAGATGACGTCGCGGGACTGTTCGACTGAACCCTGTTTCTGCGGTCAGGCGAACGCCTGCCACGCGACGAACGCGGCGACAGCGAGGCAGGCGACGCCGACAGCGCGCACGGCGAGAAGCGCGCGGTCCGAGGGCTCCGGGTCGCTCCCGTACTCGCCGCCCGGGTTCCGGGTCGGACTCGCACCGCCGAGTACGGAGAGCCGAAACACGGCGGCGGGCGCGGCGAGACAGAGCGCGCCGAGGAGCGCGCCGATGGCTATCGCGAGGAGTTCCCGGACGCCCGTCATCTACTCGCGGAGGCGCTGGATGCGCTTCTCGGCGGGCGGGTGCGTCGAGACGATCTTGGCGAGGAAGCCCTTTCCTTCGCCGAAGATGCAGAGCGCCGCGACGTCCTCGTCGACCTTCGACTTCTGAGCGTGCTGGTTGCCGGCCTGGATCTTCTCGAGTGCGCGAGCGAGCGGTTCGCCGCTTCCCGTGTACTGCTTCGCGTCGGCGTCGGCGACGTACTCGCGGTAGCGGGAGATGGCGAGCACGAAGATCATCACGAAGAACTGGACGAGGTTCCCGACGATCATCGCGAGGAAGAAGTCCGCGATGTCGTTGTCGCCCGTGAACAGCACGATGAACTGCGCGGCGATGCCGACGATGGACGCGATGCCCTGCCCGATCATCATCGTGACGACGTCGCGGTTCTTGATGTGCGCGAGTTCGTGCGCGACGACGCCTTCGAGTTCGTCCATCTCCAGGGTCTGGATGAGTTCCGTGGAGATGACGACGACGCCCGCGCCCTTCCGCCCGACGGCGAACGCGTTCGGGACGCCCATGCTGGCGACCTTCATGTCGGGTTTGTCGATGTCCATGTCCGCACACAGTTCGTCGATGCGCCGGTGAATCTCGGGGTACTGACTCTCCGAGAGGTCTTCTGCGCCGACGCTCTTCAGCGCGGCGTACTTCCCGACCTTGTACTGGACGCCGACCAGGAGGACGGATCCGAGAATGGCGATCGGGACGATGCTGGCGCCGAACATGAGGTACGCGACGCCGACTGCGAGTGAGTAGAACGCGAAGAGGATGGCACCGACGACCGCCATCCGGAGTTTGAGTCCGAAGTGTCTCATGACCTGAGGTTACCACTTCAAAGGCTTAAACCCATCCCCAACTTGTCGGCGACGCGGCGGCGTTCGCCGGAACGCGGTAATCGGTTCGTTCCGCGTCTTACTCGTCGTGTTCGGCGGAGTTGTCCTGCGGGTCGTACCCCAGCACCTCGCGAGCGCGCTCCAGCGAGTAGTACTTGCGGTCGTTGTCCGAGATGCCGTAGACGATCTCGTAGCCGTAGGACGCGTTGAGACAGCAGTCGAAGAGGTGCGCGCAGTCCCGGTGGGAGAGCCACATTGCCTGCCCGCGCTCGTAGTCGATGGGCGGGTGGCCCTCGGTGAGGTTGCCGATGCGCACCGCGACGAACGAGAGGTCGTGTTCGTCGTGGTAGAACCGGCCGAGCGTCTCACCTGTGGCTTTCGAGACGCCGTAGAGGTTGCCGGGGCGCGGGAGTTCCGTGCCGTCGAGGTGGAAGTCGTCGTCCGTGCGGTAGAGGTCGGGTTTGCGCTCGGTCTCGTAGTGGCCGACGGCGTGATTCGAGGACGCGAACGCGAACTTCTCGACGCCTTCGTCGACGGCGGCTTCGAGGATGGTGCGCGTGCCGTCGATGTTGTTCCGGAGGACGCTGTCCCACGGCGCCTCGGGGCGCGGGTCGCCGGCCAGGTGGATCACCGCGTCGACGCCCGCGACCGCGTCGCGGATGGCGTCCTCGTCGGTGACGTCCGCGACGACGAACTCGTGGTCGGCGTCCTCGGTCGGCGGTTCGCGGTCGAGCAGTCGCCACTCGTACCGGTCGCCGATGCCCTCGAGGATGGCTCGTCCGACGCGCCCGGAGGCGCCCGTGAGGAGGACGCGGTCGTCCATTCGAGTACGTCTCCGCGTCCGTTCGCAATGAAGGATGCGGTTCGGGTGTTGCGTGTCGGTCGGCGCGTTTCGCGCCATCGAGTTCGACTGCGCGCGCGACCACTGGACCGGTTCGAATCGCGGCCAGCCGTTCCCTGTCCGTGGCTGTACGCCCGTTCAAGCAGTCTAGGGAGTGGTTACTGGCGGGAGCACGGCGAACGAACTGACACGCAACTGGTCTGGAGCGACACGCCTTAGCCGCCACCGGCGGAAGAACAGGTATGGAAACAGGCACTACCGCGGGGACCGACGCCGAGCAGGCGTGCTTCGAGGCGGGCATCAAGTTCGGCGCGCTCTACCACCAGTTCGCCGGGACGCCGGTGAGTCCGGAGAGCGCGTCGAGTCTGGAGACGGCCATCGAGGAGTCGATAGAGAACCAGCCGTTCTGCGAGTCCGTGACCGTGGACATTCTCACGGAGGGACTCGACACGGAACACGGGTATACGGAGTTGACGGGTGAGTACATGGAGGTCGAGGTGGTCGTGGAGCACGAGGGAACGAACGTGGTCGCAGTGATGGAGATGGAGGACGACTACCCGCGGATGCGGTTGGCTGACGTCTCGTGACCGGGTGACCGGGCCTCGTAACCCGATAACCGCGCCTCGTGACCGGCTGACCGAGCACAGTGGACTCGGCGAACAGACGCTTCGTGACCTGCCGAGGCGGCGTCTCGCAGGCCGCCGAATTCTGGGTTCGGAGCGGCCTGTGGCGTGGTTTCACGTTCGCTCCGGGGCGTGTTTTTAAACGGGGCGGGCGCGAATCCTCTGGTATGAGTCAGACGTCACTCGATGACGACGAACTGTTCGGCGAGGCCGCCGAGGAGATGCGCTCGGACGTGGAGGAACACCTCGACGCGGCACACGAGGCGCTCCCGGAGGCCGCGGAGATCTGGGAGGTCGAAGCCGACAACACGCTCGGCGTGCTGAACGCGCTCCGGACCGAACTCGACGCGGAGGGCGTCGAGGACCACCTGCGTGACGCGAAGAAGGCCTTCGTGATGGGGAAGCGCGCGGACGCCTTCGAGGACGCCGAGGACCTCGAGGCGGACATCGAGAACGTCGAGGCCGTGCTCGAGGACCTCTCGTCGGCGAGCGAGCAGGTCGGCGAACTCGCGTCGACGGTGCCGTCGCTCCGCTCCGCACTGGAGGAAGCCAACGGTGACGCAGACGAGTAACGGGAACGCGGACGCGTAACGAAGCGTAGACGTGTAACGAATCGAGGCTGACGACCTGCGGCGTGAGCTGAGTCCCGACGAGTACCGGGGCGATACCGCTTCGGCGTTTCTGCAGACGGCTCGCCCTGGGGATGGTTCGTTTCAGGCTCCTGCCAGTCTCCGGATTCGCGTGGCGAGTGTCGAAGTGTTACCGTTCGTAACGTCCGCTTATCCATCGTTTTCGGCGGCCTAAGACCGTGAAATCGTCGAAACTGACGCGGGTGTTATACCGCTGTCTCCCGTTCGAGACGAGATAGTTCATGAGCGGAATCACCCTCGGGTGCGGAAGCGTGACCCATCAGCGGAGCCAACTCGCGGCCAGGCGGGACACTCCTGCCTGGGACGAAAGGGGGTGGATCGACCGTGACTGACCACGGCGAGTCGAACGGAGACAGTGACGCGGGCGCCGAGGGCGGCTTGAACGGAGAGGATGACACGAGCCATACGACCGGCGGTGAACAGTCTGAAGCGGACGTAAAACAGCCTGAAACGAACGTCCGTGAACCGTCTGGAGCGAGCGTGAAGAACGCCGATGAACAGCCCAACGCGAGCGTGAACGGCGCTCCAGGCGCGAGCAGTGCGGACGACAGTCACGACAGCACAGACGTCAGCTACGACGCGTCGCCCGCCAGCGTGTTAGACGGCCGCGAGTTGCTCGTCGCGTCGAACCGGAAGCCGTACAGTTTCGACCGGGACGACGACGGCGATGTGACGGTGTCCAAGCCAGCGGGCGGACTCACGTCGGCGCTCGACCCCATCGTCCAGCGGTTGTCGGGAACGTGGGTGGGGTGGGGGAGCGGCGACGCCGACTTCGACGTGGCCGACGAGCGCGGCTGCATCGAGGTGCCCCCGGAGGACCCCGAGTACACCATCCAGTGTCTCCACCTGAACGACCGCGAGGTGGAGGGGTACTACTACGGGTACAGCAATCAGGTGCTGTGGCCGCTGTGCCACGGCATGCCGTCGCGGGCGAACTTCGACGGCGAATTCTGGCGGTTCTACCAGCAGGTCAACGAGACGTTCGCGGACGCGCTCGTGGACCGCGCGGACGCCGAGGACCCCGTGGTGTGGTTCCAGGACTACCACCTGGCGCTGGCGCCGCGGCTGGTCCGGGAGCAACTCCCGGACGCGTTCCTCACGCAGTTCTGGCACATCCCGTGGCCGTCCTGGAGCACGTTCCAGACGTGCCCCCAGCACCGCGAACTACTGGAGGGACTGCTCGCGAACGACCTGCTGGGGTTCCACGACGAGGCGTACGTCGAGGCGTTCTGCGAGTGCGTCGAGGCCGCCTTCGAGGACGCGACCGTGGACGTCGACGCGGGCACGGTGACCTACGACGGCCACACGACGCGCATCGAGTGCCACCCGCTGGGGATCGACGCCGAGCAGTTCTCGGAGATGGCGGAATCGGAGGAATCGGCGGGGTTCTGGTCCGAGTTCGCCGGCGATCACGACCTCGGCGAGCGGGTCGCGGTCGGGGTCGACCGCCTCGACTACACGAAGGGCATCCTCCAGCGCCTCGACGCGCTGGAGCGCCTCTGGGAGCGCCAGCCGGAGCGCCGGGGAGAACTGACGTACGTCCAGAAGGCCAGCGAGTCGCGCAGCCAGATCGACGAGTACCGCGAACTCCAGTGCGAGGTCGAGCGCCGCGTCGGCGAACTCAACGACCGCTTCGGGACCGAGAAGTGGACGCCCGTGGTGTACACGACGGACCACTACTCGCGCACGGAGTTGGCCGCGCTGTACCGCAACGCGGACGTCGCGCTCGTGAGTCCGCTCCGCGACGGGATGAATCTCGTCGCCAAGGAGTACGTGGCCTCGCAGGTCGAGCACGACGGCGCGCTCGTGCTCTCCGCGTTCGCGGGCGCCACGCAGTCCCTCGGCGACGACGCGCTCGTGGTGAACCCGAACGACGTCGAGGAGTTCGCCACCACCATCGAGGCGGCGCTCTCGATGCCCGAGCGCACCCGCACTCGGCGGATGCGTGCGCTCCGCCGCCGGGTGCACGACGAGGACAACGACGCCTGGGTGGCCGACCAGTTGGAAACGGTCGCTGCCGCCGACCACGGTGACGGCGCCGCCTCGGCGTCGCCCAACTGGCAGTCCGCACCCGTCTCCATCTGGGGACACAAGCAGCGTCTCCTCGACACCGTCCGGGCCGCCGACGGACTGCTCGTGGTGACCGACTTCGACGGGACGGCGGCGGAGATCGTCGACGACCCCGAGAGCGCATCGATGCGCGGCCGGACGCGTTTGGCTCTGGAGACGCTGGCGTCCCACCCGCAAGTGAAGGTTGGCGTCGTCAGCGGCCGGGCGCTGGAGGACGTCCGGGAGCGCGCGGACATCGACGGGGCGTGCTGGGCGGGCAACCACGGTCTGGAGTTCCACGACGGCGACACCCGCTCGGTCCACTCGGACGGCGAGCGCGCCCAGGAAGTGCTGCCGGACGTCTGTGCGGCCGTGACCGACGAGATGAGCGACATCGACGGCGTCCACGTCGAGGACAAGGGCGCGACGGCGACGGTCCACTACCGGATGGCGGACTGCGGCCGCGACGAGGTCGTGACTGCGGTCCACACCGCCATCGACGAGCACGCGGGCGGCGTCGACCTCCGGGTGACCGAGGGGAAGGACGTCGTCGAGGTCCGCCCGGACGCTGACTGGGGGAAAGGCGAGGCAGTCGAGTTGCTCCGCGACCGGTTCACGCCCGAGGGCGAGCAGTGGGTGACGATGTACGTCGGGGACGACACCACCGACGAGGCGGCCTTCGAGACGCTCCAGGGAGAGGGCGTCGGCGTGGCCGTTGGGAAGGATACGGACGCGACGGCCGCGCCCTACGCCGTCAATGACCCGTCGGAGGTCGCCGACCTCTTCGAGTGGCTCGCCGGCACGGGACTGGCAGCCCTCGACGCCGAGCGGCGACAGGACGTCGTCGTCGAGTCCCATTGAACGCGGCTGGAACCCCTTCCTGTAGCGTACGCCGCGTTCGACAGCAGTGGAGACCACCGGGTAACGGTAGAGGGCCTCGACAGGGCTGACGGCGGCGGTTCGCGGCAGTGGTTCGCGCCGGCGGTTCGCTGCGGCGATTCGCCGGTTACCGGTGTGGCGGGCGGGAGACGTCCCGCTCCGCGACCGCGCCGAGCAGGTCACACAGCGAGTCGGTCGCGAGAGAGAGCAGTTCCTCGCCGCGCTCCGCGTCGCCCGCCGAGGGGTCGCCGACGACGCCGTTCTCCGTGAACTCCGCGGAGTCGTGGGCGAGATTCGTGTGCGCCGTCCACTCTCCCCAGTGGTCACTCGCGCCGTCACGGGCGGCCTCGATGCGGTCCTCGCGCACCAGTTCGGGGTCAGTGTGGCGGAGGAACGCGGTTTCGAGGGGGCCGGCGTGGCCCATGTCCGCGCTGTGGTCGCCGACCGCGTCGAACCACGTGAACGGGACGGCGTACGCGTCGTCGTGGCGAGTGATGGTCGAACAGACCTCGCCGAGCGCGGGGACGTTGCCGCCGTGGCCGTTCACGACGACGACGCGGTCCCAGCCGTGGCTGGCGAGACTTCCGACGACCTCCCGGACGTTCGTTCGGAACGTCTCGGGCTGGAGCCACAGCGTCCCCGTGAACTGGCGGTGTTCCTCGGCGACGCCCACTGGGAGCGCGGGCGCGACGACGACCTCGTCGTCGTAGGCGTCCGCGGCGGCCTCGGCGACCCGTTCGGCGGTGAGCACGTCGGTGCCGAGTGGGGCGTGCGGGCCGTGTTGTTCGGTGCTGCCGACGGGGAGCACGGCGAGGTCCGCGTCGGTCGCGTCGGCGTCCGTCCACGTCGCGTCCGCGAGTCGCATACCGGCACCACGCACTCACCCGGCTTGTACTCTGTCATAACGCGTTTCACGGAACCCATCCTCGGCCCTATCATGCCAAAAAGTGTCACTATCGAGGAACTGGAGGAACAGCTCCAGGGGGAGTCGTACCCGGTCTCTCGGGAGTACCTGCTAGCGGAGTACGGCGACTACTCCATCGACGTGGCGGGCGGCGAGGAGTCGGTTGCGACCGTCCTCGAACGCGTCGAGGACGACTACTTCCACGACGCGACCACCGTCCTCACGGACATCCGCGCCGGGGTCGACGTGTAGCGCGACAGTGTCAGCGTGTGGTGGCTCGTGTCGGCGTGTCACCCCTGGCATCGACGCGGAACGAAAAGAGCGGGCGGAACGAGTGGACGAAATGACGGGGAACGAGTGGACGAAATGACGGGGAACGAGTGGACGAAAAGACCGGGCGGTGACACCGCGTCGCGCGTCAGTCCTCGGCCTCCTCTTCCTCGATGCCGTCCATGCGCGCAGAGCGCGCGGCGGCCCGCTCGATGAACTCG encodes:
- the azf gene encoding NAD-dependent glucose-6-phosphate dehydrogenase Azf — protein: MDDRVLLTGASGRVGRAILEGIGDRYEWRLLDREPPTEDADHEFVVADVTDEDAIRDAVAGVDAVIHLAGDPRPEAPWDSVLRNNIDGTRTILEAAVDEGVEKFAFASSNHAVGHYETERKPDLYRTDDDFHLDGTELPRPGNLYGVSKATGETLGRFYHDEHDLSFVAVRIGNLTEGHPPIDYERGQAMWLSHRDCAHLFDCCLNASYGYEIVYGISDNDRKYYSLERAREVLGYDPQDNSAEHDE
- a CDS encoding M48 family metallopeptidase; translation: MAVVGAILFAFYSLAVGVAYLMFGASIVPIAILGSVLLVGVQYKVGKYAALKSVGAEDLSESQYPEIHRRIDELCADMDIDKPDMKVASMGVPNAFAVGRKGAGVVVISTELIQTLEMDELEGVVAHELAHIKNRDVVTMMIGQGIASIVGIAAQFIVLFTGDNDIADFFLAMIVGNLVQFFVMIFVLAISRYREYVADADAKQYTGSGEPLARALEKIQAGNQHAQKSKVDEDVAALCIFGEGKGFLAKIVSTHPPAEKRIQRLRE
- a CDS encoding DUF5790 family protein, which encodes MSQTSLDDDELFGEAAEEMRSDVEEHLDAAHEALPEAAEIWEVEADNTLGVLNALRTELDAEGVEDHLRDAKKAFVMGKRADAFEDAEDLEADIENVEAVLEDLSSASEQVGELASTVPSLRSALEEANGDADE
- a CDS encoding histone deacetylase family protein yields the protein MRFGFSETCLEHDPGPRHPETPDRLRAIKQELAKRHGVAYEDAPPAEESDATAVHDPGYVAEVQAFCDRGGGNWDPDTVASEETWPAALASAGLAMDAARDALDGVDGRETRFALGRPPGHHAVSDDAMGFCFLNNAAIAAQHAIDECGAERVAVFDWDVHHGNGTQDIFEARGDVFYGSVHEDGLYPGTGDADEVGVGDGEGTTLNVPLPAGAEDADYCATFDELFAPALREFDPDLLLVSAGFDAHRHDPISRMHVSTEGYALLTDRVRAVAREADAALAFVLEGGYSLDTLADGIGMVHETFDGREPVELEDDASETDEVRELLDGIAADHPALG
- a CDS encoding dihydroneopterin aldolase family protein encodes the protein METGTTAGTDAEQACFEAGIKFGALYHQFAGTPVSPESASSLETAIEESIENQPFCESVTVDILTEGLDTEHGYTELTGEYMEVEVVVEHEGTNVVAVMEMEDDYPRMRLADVS
- a CDS encoding single-stranded DNA binding protein yields the protein MGEIEDIYEDLDTDVSLDEFEEAVDSKVEQMGGLADEETAAMLIAHELDDGEVNGVVDIEPEMDEVKFLGKVTSVGEVREFERDGEDEQDGRVVNVDVADETGSVRVSLWDEQAVAATDELEAGQVLRIKGRPKSGYNGVEVSVDEMEIDADEEIDVQVQDEYTVEDLSLGISDVNLVGEVLAAEDVRTFDRDDGSEGKVSNLVLGDETGRVRITLWDDQADTATEFDAGEVVEVVDGYVRERDGSLELHVGDQGAIEEVDADVAYEPTATPIDTLEMDDTADIAGVIRSADPKRTFDRDDGSEGQVRNIRLQDDSGDIRVALWGEKADLDLGPGDEVAFVDADVQDGWQDDIEASAGWGTTVIPLADGTATGAGGSTGDSSESDGSDTTGLSAFGGDDSNDGGDEHSENGTASSTNGSTAADGEEVEFTGVVVQAQNPVILDDGEETMSVDTNADVTLGQEVTVRGELRDGRLTADELN
- a CDS encoding histone family protein, whose protein sequence is MSVELPFAPVDTIIRRHAGDLRVSADGAAELARRIQERGAALAMDAAEQAASEGRKTLMAEDFGMSSAPDAESLVLPVAPVDRIARLDIDDRFRVSMDARVALAAQLEEYATDAAEAARMLAEHAGRRTVQAEDIETYFRLVE
- a CDS encoding DUF309 domain-containing protein, giving the protein MDAALRAGIAVFDAGHYHAAHDAWEDAWLDLPDGDDERLLHGLIQFSAAVHHVSEGNQTGAVGLCGSARGYLEGLPADYRGVNVETVRTYLAALERDPEEVGKTDPPALTYNGEELDLGALDPPAGVEATLALAEHAGYDEDIFERAATYAREALREGELNEFGALLCDFAAQPEQRGLVAARLEQHVQRRQQREDDVAGLFD
- a CDS encoding glycine zipper 2TM domain-containing protein, with the protein product MSKIRRGMNRAKYAAVGGAIGGAIGGLFSRNGASTGAGLGALLGATVGEKRSTVDAAVRRVKRSRAGDTESEQRSTMKSAVERVKRRS